TCCAGGCCCTTCTCGATCAGCGCGATCCGCACCTTGCGCGAGTTGCTTGAGAGGGGAAAGGTGTAAAGTTTGATCATGATGGCGGCCTCCGCAAAATTGGCCACATCTTAACACAAGCGATGCGCCGCCGCTAACAGTTCTCGGTAATTTTCGCCGGCTGCGAGAGCTCCCGGGATCACGTGCGCTCGCGCAGGACCGCTTTCAGGGCCAGGGGCCGGTTCCCGCGGAGCACTACGATCTCGACCTCGTCGCCGGCGCTCCGCCCTGCGAGTTGCGCCGCCAGGTCCTCGACGGACTCTATTTTCGCTCCGGCAAACCGCACGATCACGTCCCCGGCGCGCAGACCGGCGGCGGCGGCCGGGCTCCCGGGAGAGACGGCCGCGAGCCTGACGCCCGGGGCGTCGTCTCCGTAGGCCGGGACGCCGCCCAGATAGACGTCGGTCCGGGACGCCGGTGCGTTGCCGGACCCCGGGCGCGCCGCCGGCAAGCTCGCGAAAACCGGCCGCTCGGGCCGGACCGCCAGCGTCGAGGCGGTCGAGACCACGAGGCCCGTTAGGCGCTCCATGCCGGCGAAATCGAGCTTGTCCCAGGTATCGCCCGGCCGGTGATAGTCGGCATGAACTCCGGTCGTGAAGTGGACCACGGGGACGTGGCCGTTGTAGAACCATAGATGGTCGCTTCGGCCGACGCCGTCGCGCTCGTTGAGATCCAGCCCCAACCGGCGGGCAACCTTCCACACCGCATCGCGCAGCTGCGCCGACGAGCGGGCTCCGTACGCGGTGAGGCGGCCGTCGCGCAGGCGGCCGACCATGTCGAGGTTGATCATCGCGACCGTCGAGGACAGAGGCATCGGAGGGTTCTCCGCGTAGCGCCGCGACCCGTGAAGGCCCAGCTCCTCCCCGGAAAAAGCCACGAAAACGATCGTCCGCGGAAGTCGCGGCGCCGTCCCGGCCAAACGTCGCGCCGCCTCCAGGAGAACCGCCGTTCCCGAGGCGTTGTCGTCGGCGCCATGGTGGATTTGTCCCCGGGCGCCGGCATCTCGCGTGCCGTAGCGACCGGTGCCGATGTGGTCGTAATGGGCTCCGATCACGATCGCCTCGTCCTTCATCCGGTCGCTGGCGCCGGGCAGGATGCCGATCACGTTTTCGGCCGGAGCGCGAATTTCTTGCAGTGCCGCCGCAATGGAAGCGGTCAGGCCGAGGGAAAGCGAGGCCGGTTTCCCTTCGCGGTCGATCCGCTCCTTCAGGGCCCGGAGCGAGATCCCCCGCCGCCGAAGCCAGGGTTCGATCGCGGCGGCCCTGACCTGGACCGCCACGGTCCCGGAGGCCCCCCGCCCCGGCATTCCGGGAACCGGGAATCCCTCCAGGGCGTCGGCGGAACGGCTCAAGTCGACCAGGATCACCCCGGTCGCCCCGTGCTCGCGCGCGTTGGCGACCTTGGCGCGCAGAGCCGCGTGCGGGGAGTAGCGCGGCGAGCCGGGGAACGGGTGTCCCGCGGGCTCGTAGCGCAGGACGATGGCGATCTTGCCTCTTGCGTCCAGGCCCTCGTAGTCATCGTAGCCGTACTCTTTTGCAGTGATGCCGTATCCCGCGAAAACCAGCTCGCCGTTGACGTGGCCCGAAGCGGAAAACGGCAGCGGAAACCAGTCGTCGTCGAGCCGAAGGCTCGCCTCGCCGATTCGCAGGAAGGCCGGTTCTTTGACCGCGACTCCGGCGCCGACCTCGAACCTCTGGAAGTAAGTCCCGTGATCGCCGCCGGGGAGGAGCCCGAAACGGGCGAAGCTCGCCGCGATGTAGTCGCGCGCCAGCTCGATACCGGGGGTTCCCACCGCGCGGCCGGCAAGTCGGTCGGACGCCAGATAGCGGACGTGCGCCTCGAGAACCTCGGCGGGAGCGGGTCGTGCCGCACCGGGCGCCCGGCCGGAAAACGCGGCAACGAGGATCATAGCCGCTGCGAGAGCGGAAACCGCCGGCCGCCGCAGAAAAGGACCCGTTCGATTCGGCATGCGGCTCAACGTAACAGATGCCCCCGCTCTTTTGAAGCCGGGTTTGCGTCCATGCTAGTATGATCGGCAGCAACTCGTTCAGGAGGTAAGCGCATGGCTAAGAGCGTGATCGTCTACACACAGCCGGGTTGAGGCCCGTGCCACAAAGAGAAGGAGTTTCTTTCTCAAAAGGGCGTGGAATTCATCGATAAGAACGTCCGGGCCGACCCGGAGGCCTTGAAGGAGTTGCTGGCGATGGGCTATCGAAGCACACCCGTGACTCTAATCGACGGCCAAGCGGTGGTCGGATTCGATCAAGCGAAGATCGAGGAGCTCCTGGGACTGTAGCGCATGGAATCCGATGTCCGGCATCCCGATGTCCCGGGTCCAGCGTCCGGGGTCTGTCGTCACAACCCTGGACCTCGAACCCGGGACGCCGGACGGAACGAGGAGAAAGCACCATGGAGCTGCTGAACACGACCGGTTATCATCGCCGGCCGGCCCATCTGGTTGCCGAATACAAAGGATTTTTCGCGCGCGAAAATCTACAGGTGGCCTTTCATGAGGCTACTTATGCGCCCGACCACAACCGCGGAATGGCGGAAGGGCGCTGGGATTTCACGCTGAGCAGCGCCGACACGATGATCGCGCGCACGACCACGGACGGAGTCGACTACCTGCTCTTCATGCAGGCCGAGAAAGGGCTGAGCGCTTATCTCGTGGCTCAGCCCGAGATTCGCTCCATCGAGCAGCTGCGGGGCAAGCTGCTCGCGGGCGACCCCGGAGACTCCAACCTCGACCTGATCCGCAAGAAGATTCTTTCGGTTCACGGCGTGGCGGAAAGCGAGTACCGGGTGGAGATCATCGGCAGCTCGCCGAAACGTTTCGAGGCTTTTTCCCGCGGGCGTGTCGCCGCGGCCATGCTGACGCCGCCTCATTCGGAAGCCGCTCTGCGGGCGGGAGCGGTGCTGCTCGCTTCGGCGGAAGATTACGTTCCGCGGTGGCCGCTGACCTGCGGATGGGCGCTGCGGCGCTGGCTCCTGGAGCACCGTTCCCTCGTCGTGCGGTTCATCCGCGCGTGGGCGTCGGCGACGGACTGGCTGCTCGCTCCGGAAAACCGCGAGGAGACAATCGAGCTGATCATGGAAAAAGAAAAGCTCGGCCGCGCGAGCGCCGAGCAGGCCTATGGCAAGGTGGTGCCCAAGGCGCGGATCGATCCGGAGGGGCTCGCGGCGGTGCTGGAGCTCAGAAAGGAAATGGGAGTCTACAAGCCGCCCTACGACCCGCCGCAGCGCTTTTACGACTCGAGCTACTGGTCGGAAGCGACCGGGCTTGCGCCTGTCTAGCCGAGCAGCGAACGCAGCAGCAAGCCGACCAGGCTGAGCACGATCGAGCCGAAAAACGCCGACCAGAAACCCGCGACCGAGAAACCCGGCACGAGCGCCGCGGCGAGCTGCAGCATCAAGGCGTTGATCACCAGCAGGAATATCCCGAACGTGAGGAGACTGAGCGGAAGCGTGAGTATCTTGAGCGCCAGCCCGAGGGTCGCATTGACCAGGCCGATCACGATCGGGGCGATCAACGCCGCGGCCCAGCCGCTCAACCGGATGCCGGGAAAGAGGTAGGCGACGATCATCAGGCTCGCCGCGCTGATCAGCCAGTGAAGGATTAGGGCGGACATCGCAACCCACGCGACCGATACCACGACGCGGTCGACTCCGGCAAGCCCGCCCGCTTGCGAGCGGTCTCGACCGGTGTAAAATGACCGGGGTCGAAGGAAAGGAGGTACGAAGCCATGTCCAGGGGAGAACTCGAGTCCATCGCTCAGGCCCTGGTCGCCGCCGGCAAGGGCATCCTCGCCGCCGACGAGAGCCTGGGCACGATCAAGAGACGGTTCGACAGCATCAAGATCGAGTCCAACGAGAACACCCGCCGCGCGTATCGGGAGATGCTTTTTACCACGAAGGGCATCGAGGAGGCGATCAGCGGAGTGATCCTCTTCGACGAGACGCTGCGCCAGTCGGCGAGCGACGGCACGCCGTTTCCCCAGCTGCTCGCGCGCAAGGGCGTCATTCCCGGGATCAAGGTCGACAAGGGAACCGTCGACCTGCCGGGCTTCCCGGGAGAGGTCGTCACCGAAGGGCTGGACGGTCTTCGCGCCCGGATCAAGGAATACCGCGAGCTGGGGGCGAAATTCGCGAAGTGGCGCGCCGTGATCAGCATCGGCGACGGCATACCCACGGCCGCCTGTCTGCAGGCCAACGCCCACGCGCTCGGTCGCTACGCGGCGCTGTGCCAGGAAGGCGGGCTCGTGCCGATCGTCGAGCCCGAGGTGCTCCTCGACGGCTCGCACACGGTGGAGCGATGCCAGGAGGTGACGGAAGCGACACTGAAAGCGACTTTCGCCGAGCTGTTCGAGCAGCGGGTGGTTCTCGAAGGGATGATTCTCAAGCCGAGCATGGTGGTTTCGGGCAAGGATTGCCCGAAGCAGGCCGGAGTGGAAGAGGTGGCGGAGCGAACGATTCGGTGCCTCAGGCGAACGGTGCCCGCGGCCGTCCCCGGCGTCGCTTTCCTCTCCGGCGGCCAGAGCGCCGAGCGCGCAACCGAGCATCTCAACGCCATGAACGCCATGGGCCCGCACCCCTGGCAGGTAAGCTTTTCTTACGCCCGCGCCTTGCAGGACCCGGCGCTGAAAGCGTGGAAGGGCGAGCCGGCCAACGTTCCCGCGGCACAGAGGATTTTCTACCACCGCGCCAAGTGCAACAGCGCGGCGCGAAGCGGGA
This window of the Candidatus Zixiibacteriota bacterium genome carries:
- a CDS encoding M20/M25/M40 family metallo-hydrolase, which encodes MILVAAFSGRAPGAARPAPAEVLEAHVRYLASDRLAGRAVGTPGIELARDYIAASFARFGLLPGGDHGTYFQRFEVGAGVAVKEPAFLRIGEASLRLDDDWFPLPFSASGHVNGELVFAGYGITAKEYGYDDYEGLDARGKIAIVLRYEPAGHPFPGSPRYSPHAALRAKVANAREHGATGVILVDLSRSADALEGFPVPGMPGRGASGTVAVQVRAAAIEPWLRRRGISLRALKERIDREGKPASLSLGLTASIAAALQEIRAPAENVIGILPGASDRMKDEAIVIGAHYDHIGTGRYGTRDAGARGQIHHGADDNASGTAVLLEAARRLAGTAPRLPRTIVFVAFSGEELGLHGSRRYAENPPMPLSSTVAMINLDMVGRLRDGRLTAYGARSSAQLRDAVWKVARRLGLDLNERDGVGRSDHLWFYNGHVPVVHFTTGVHADYHRPGDTWDKLDFAGMERLTGLVVSTASTLAVRPERPVFASLPAARPGSGNAPASRTDVYLGGVPAYGDDAPGVRLAAVSPGSPAAAAGLRAGDVIVRFAGAKIESVEDLAAQLAGRSAGDEVEIVVLRGNRPLALKAVLRERT
- a CDS encoding ABC transporter substrate-binding protein; this encodes MELLNTTGYHRRPAHLVAEYKGFFARENLQVAFHEATYAPDHNRGMAEGRWDFTLSSADTMIARTTTDGVDYLLFMQAEKGLSAYLVAQPEIRSIEQLRGKLLAGDPGDSNLDLIRKKILSVHGVAESEYRVEIIGSSPKRFEAFSRGRVAAAMLTPPHSEAALRAGAVLLASAEDYVPRWPLTCGWALRRWLLEHRSLVVRFIRAWASATDWLLAPENREETIELIMEKEKLGRASAEQAYGKVVPKARIDPEGLAAVLELRKEMGVYKPPYDPPQRFYDSSYWSEATGLAPV
- a CDS encoding phage holin family protein; this encodes MSALILHWLISAASLMIVAYLFPGIRLSGWAAALIAPIVIGLVNATLGLALKILTLPLSLLTFGIFLLVINALMLQLAAALVPGFSVAGFWSAFFGSIVLSLVGLLLRSLLG
- a CDS encoding class I fructose-bisphosphate aldolase, with protein sequence MSRGELESIAQALVAAGKGILAADESLGTIKRRFDSIKIESNENTRRAYREMLFTTKGIEEAISGVILFDETLRQSASDGTPFPQLLARKGVIPGIKVDKGTVDLPGFPGEVVTEGLDGLRARIKEYRELGAKFAKWRAVISIGDGIPTAACLQANAHALGRYAALCQEGGLVPIVEPEVLLDGSHTVERCQEVTEATLKATFAELFEQRVVLEGMILKPSMVVSGKDCPKQAGVEEVAERTIRCLRRTVPAAVPGVAFLSGGQSAERATEHLNAMNAMGPHPWQVSFSYARALQDPALKAWKGEPANVPAAQRIFYHRAKCNSAARSGTYSKQMEAQAA